From Ornithodoros turicata isolate Travis unplaced genomic scaffold, ASM3712646v1 Chromosome32, whole genome shotgun sequence, the proteins below share one genomic window:
- the LOC135373796 gene encoding piggyBac transposable element-derived protein 3-like produces MAFPDAIHGFHGAMDFTMYAGKGCTIKGAVVCEDLDIGGKVVLKLCESLQAGTFLFTDRYFTSVALLDELLQHGISGCGTLMRSRVPAANKLRSESQLKKGGRGTSEQVVRSDGAVSLVQWYDSRQVLVASIMFGKEPVTTCRRWCKKKQYITVERPDALTKYNAFMGGVDQLDRCISMYRSRTRTNTWTVRMVFHMFDFACAAEWVRYCRSMQSKGKNPKEILDYLDFRMRVAEGLIYVQDIVETSDSSTDEDTPGSRKPFLPLPPPKKRSCGALHLPEMGTTQKARSRCRLPGCKALTAVRCKECKIFLCFNGSRNCYKGFHTQK; encoded by the coding sequence ATGGCATTCCCCGATGCCATCCATGGATTTCACGGTGCGATGGATTTCACGATGTACGCGGGAAAGGGTTGTACTATCAAAGGCGCCGTCGTTTGTGAAGACTTGGATATTGGAGGAAAAGTTGTACTAAAGCTCTGTGAATCCCTGCAAGCAGGAACCTTCCTTTTCACGGACCGTTATTTTACATCAGTAGCGCTTTTAGATGAATTGCTGCAACACGGCATCAGTGGCTGCGGAACACTGATGCGCTCAAGAGTCCCGGCGGCCAACAAGCTGAGATCCGAAAGCCAGCTCAAGAAAGGGGGCAGAGGTACAAGTGAACAAGTAGTTCGCAGCGATGGTGCAGTGTCACTCGTCCAATGGTACGACAGTCGACAGGTTCTAGTTGCATCTATCATGTTCGGGAAGGAGCCGGTTACAACATGCCGCAGatggtgtaaaaaaaaacagtacatTACTGTTGAAAGACCTGACGCACTCACGAAATATAATGCATTCATGGGAGGCGTCGACCAACTAGACAGATGCATCAGTATGTACCGCAGTAGGACCAGAACCAACACGTGGACAGTCCGCATGGTATTCCACATGTTTGACTTCGCGTGTGCAGCAGAGTGGGTGAGGTACTGTCGTTCCATGCAGTCGAAAGGGAAAAATCCTAAAGAGATTTTGGACTATTTGGACTTCCGAATGCGTGTTGCTGAAGGGTTGATCTACGTTCAGGACATTGTCGAAACCAGTGACAGCAGCACGGACGAAGACACGCCTGGAAGCCGAAAGCCATTCCTACCTTTGCCTCCACCCAAGAAGCGAAGCTGTGGTGCACTTCACTTGCCAGAAATGGGCACGACACAAAAAGCGCGAAGCCGCTGCAGGCTTCCCGGCTGCAAGGCACTCACAGCAGTGCGTTGCAAAGAATGTAAAATATTTCTTTGCTTCAACGGGAGTCGCAATTGTTACAAGGGGTTCCACACCCAGAAATAA